caattccatccgggatctagtccaggtggaagacatagagatttgcaagatacatacggatctgaatattgcaaacccgttgactaagcctcttccacgggcaaaacatgatcagcaccaaggctccatgggtgttagaatcattactgtataatctagattattgactctagtgcaagtgggagactgaaggaaatatgccctagaggcaataataatgttattatttatttccttgtaattatgataaatgtttattattcatgctagaattgtattaaccggaaacataatacatgtgtgaatacatagagaaacaaagtgtcactagtatgcctctacttgactagctcgttaatcaaagatggttatgtttcctaaccatgaacaatgagttgttatttgattaacgagatcacatcattgagagaatgatctgattgacatgacccattccattagcttagcacccgatcgtttagtatgttgctattgctttcttcatgacttatacatgttcctataactatgagattatgcaactcccgtttaccaaaggaacactttgggtactaccaaacgtcacaacgtaactgggtgattataaaggagtactacaggtgtctccaaaggtacatgttgggttggcgtatttcgacattaggttttgtcactccgattgtcggagaggtatctctgggccctctcggtaatgcacatcatttaagccttgcaagcattacaactaaatgagttagttgcgggatgatgtattacagagcgagtaaagagacttgccggcaacgagattgaactaggtattggaataccgacgatcgaatctcgggcaagtaacataccgatgacaaagggaacgacgtatgttgttatgcggtatgaccgataaagatcttcgtagaatatgttggagccaatatgggcatccaggtcccgctattggttattgaccggagacgtgtctcggtcatgtctacattgttctcgaacccgtagggtccgcacgcttaaggttacgatgacagttatattatgagtttatgcattttgatgtaccgaaggttgttcggagtcccggatgtgatcacagacatgacgaggagtctcgaaatggtcgagacataaagattgatatattggaagcctatgtttggatatcggaagtgttccgggtgaaatcgggattttaccggagtaccgggaggttaccggaaccccccggggagctagatgggccttattgggccttagtggaaaagagaagcggcagcccatagtgggccgcgcgcccctcccctcccttggtccgaattggacaaggagagggggccggcccctctctctctcttttcccccctccgcgagtcctattccaactaggattggagggggaatcctactcccagagggagtaggactctcctggcgcgcccctcatggccggccagccttcccccctttagtcctttatatacggaggcaggggcaccccagaaacacagaagttgatccacgtgatcttttccttagctgtgtgcggcgccccagtcaccatagtcctcgataatattgtagcagagtttaggcgaagccctgctgctgtagtacatcaagatcgtcaccatgccgtcgtgctgacggaactcttccccgacactttgctggatcggagtccggggatcgtcatcgagctaaacgtgtgctagaactcggaggtgccgtagtttcggtgcttgatcggtcggatcgtgaagacgtacgactacatcaaccaaacgcttccgttgccgatctactaggtatgtagatcacactccccccttctcgttgctatgcatcacatgatcttgcgtgtgcgtaggaaaatttttgaaattactacgaaacccaacaatatttccttcagtctcccacttgcactagagtcaataatctagattacacagtaatgattctaacacccatggagccttggtgctgatcattttttgctcgtggaagaggcgtagtcaacgggtctgcaacattcagatccgtatgtatcttgcaaatctctatgtctcccacctggactagatcctggatggaattgaagcgtctcttgatgtgcttggttctcttgtgaaatctggattccttcgccaaggcaattgcaccagtattgtcacaaaagattttcattggacccgatgcactaggtatgacacctagatcggatatgaactccttcattcgttgcttccaaagcagctatgtattccgcttcacacgtagatcccgccacgatgctttgtttagaactgcaccaactgacagctccaccgtttaatgtaaacacgtatccggtttgcgatttagaatcgtccggatcagtgtcaaagcttgcatcaacgtaaccgtttaggatgagctctttgtcacctccatatacgagaaacatatccttagtccttttcaggtacttcaggatgttcttgaccgctgtccagtgatccactcctggattactttggtacctccctgctagacttatagcaaggcacacatcaggtctggtacacagcattgcatacatgatagagcctatggctgaagcatagggaacatctttcatcttctctctatcttctgcagtggtcgggcattgagtccgactcagcttcacaccttgtaacacaggcaagaaccctttctttgcttgatccattttgaacttcttcaaaatcttgtcaaggtatgtgctttgtgaaagtccaattaaacgtcttgatctatctctatagatctttatgcctaatatgtaagcagcttcaccgaggtctttcattgaaaaactcttattcaagtatccctttatgctatccagaaattctatatcatttccgatcagtaatatgtcatccacatataatatcagaaatgctacatagctcccactcactttcttgtaaatacaggcttctccaaaagtctgtataaaaccaaatgctttgatcacactatcaaagcgtttattccaactccgagaggcttgcaccagtccataaatggatcgctggagcttgcacactttgttagctccctttggatcgacaaaaccttccggttgcatcatatacaactcttcttccagaaatccattcaggaatgcagctttgacatccatctgccaaatttcataatcataaaatgcggcaattgctaacatgattcggacagacttaagcatcgctacgggtgagaaggtctcatcgtagtcaatcccttgaacttgccgaaacccttttgcgacaagtcgagctttgtagacaataatattaccgtcggcgtcagtcttcttcttgaagatccatttattctcgattgcttgccgatcattgggcaagtcaaccaaagtccacactttgttctcatacatggatcccatctcagatttcatggcttcaagccattttgcggaatctgggctcaccatcgcttcttcatagttcataggttcatcatgatctagtagcatgactttcagaacaggattactgtaccactctggtgcggatcttactctggttgatctacgaggttcagtagtatcttgttctgaagtttcatgatcattatgattagcttcctcactaattggtgtaggtgccacagaaacagttttctgtgatgcactactttccaataagggagcaggtatagttacctcgtcaagttctactttcctcccactcacttctttcgagagaaactccttctctagaaagtttccgaacttagctacaaaagtcttgccttcggatctgtgatagaaggtgtatcctatagtctcctttggatatcctatgaagacacatttctccgatttgggttcgagcttatcaggttgaagctttttcacataagcatcgcagccccaaactttcagaaacgacaactttggtttcttgccaaaccatagttcataaggcgtcgtctcaacggattttgatggtgccctatttaacgtgaatgcggccgtctccaaagcataaccccaaaacgatagcggtaaatcagtaagagacatcatagatcgcaccatatctagtaaagtacgattacgacgttcggacacaccattacactgtggtgttccgggtggcgtgagttgcgaaactattccgcattgtttcaaatgtacaccaaactcgtaactcaaatattctcctccacgatcagatcgtagaaactttattttcttgttacgatgattttcaacttcactctgaaattttttgaacttttcaaatgtctcagacttatgtttcattaagtagatatacccatatctgcttaagtcatctgtgaaggtgagaaaataacgatatccgccacgagcctcaatattcatcggaccacatacatctgtatttatgatttccaacaaatctgttgctctctctatagtaccggagaacggcgttttagtcatcttgcccatgaggcacggttcgcaagtaccaagtgattcataatcaagtggttccaaaagtccatcagtatggagtttcttcatgcgctttaaaccgatatgacctaaatggcagtgccacaaataagttgcactatcattatcaactctgcatcttttggcttcaacattatgaatatgtgtgttactactatcgagattcaataagaatagaccactcttcaagggtgcatgaccataaaaaatattactcatataaatagaacaaccattattctctgatttaaatgaataaccgtctcgcatcaaacaagatccagatataatgttcatgcttaacgctggcaccaaataacatttatttaggtctaatattaatcccgaaggtagatgtagaggtagcgtgccgactgcgatcacatcgactttggaaccgtttcccacgcgcatcgtcacctcgtccttagccaatcttcgcttaatccgtagttcctgtttcgagttgcaaatattagcaacagaagcagtatcaaatacccaggtgctactacgagcattaataaggtacacatcaataacatgtatatcacatatacctttgttcaccttgccatccttcttatccaccaaatacttggggcagttctgcttccagtgaccagtttgcttgcagtagaagcactcagtttcaggattaggtccggacttgggtttcttctcttgagcagcaacttgcttgctgttcttcttgaagttccccttcttcttccctttgccctttttcttgaaactagtggtcttgttgaccatcaacacttgatgctcctttttgatttctacctccgcagctttcagcattgcgaagagctcaggaatagttttattcattccttgcatattatagttcatcacgaagctcttgtagcttggtggcagtgattggagaattctgtcaatgatgcaatcatctggaagattaactcccatttgaatcaagtgattattatacccagacattttgagtatatgctcactgacagaactgttctcctccatcttgcagctatagaacttattggagacttcatatctctcaatccgggcatttgcttgaaatattaacttcaactcctggaacatctcatatgctccatgacgttcaaaacgtcgttgaagtcccggttctaagccgtaaagcatggcacactaaactatcgagtagtcatcagctttgctctgccagacgttcacaacatctggtgttgctccagcagcaggcctggcacccagcggtgcttccaggacgtaattcttctgtgcagcaatgaggataatcctcaagttacggacccagtccgtgtaattgctaccatcatctttcaactttgctttctcaaggaacgcattaaaattcaacggaacaacagcacgggccatttatctacaatcatacataaacaagcaagatactatcaggtactaagttcatgataaatttaggttcagttaatcacattacttaaagaactcccacttagatagacatccctctaatcatctaagtgattacgtgatccaaatcaactaaaccatgtccgatcatcacgtgagatggagtagtttcattggtgaacatcactatgttgatcatatccactatatgattcacgctcgacctttcggtctccgtgttccgaggccttatctgtatatgcttggctcgtaaagtataacctgagtattccgcgtgtgcaactgttttgcacccgttatatttgaacgtagagcctatcacacccgatcatcatgtggtgtctcagcacgaagaactttcgcaacggtgcatactcagggagaacacttcttgataatttagtgagagatcatcttataatgctaccgtcaatcaaagcaagataagatgcataaaagataaacatcacatgcaatcaatataagtgatatgatatggccatcatcatcttgtgcttgtgatctccatctccgaagcaccgtcatcatcaccatcatcaccggcgcgacaccttgatctccatcgtagcatcgttgtcgtctcgccaatcttatgcttccacgactatcgctaccgcttagtgataaagtaaagcattacagcgcgattgcattgcatacaataaagcgacaaccatatggctcctgccagttgccgataactcggttacaaaacatgatcatctcatacaataaaatttagcatcatgtcttgaccatatcacatcacaacatgccctgcaaaaacaagttagacgtcctctactttgttgttgcatgttttacgtggctgctacgggcttaagcaagaaccaatcttacctacacatcaaaaccacaacgatagtttgtcaagttggtgctgttttaaccttcgcaaggaccgggcgtagccacactcggttcaactaaagttggagaaactgtcacccgcaagccacctatgtgcaaagcacgtcgggagaaccggtctcgcgtaagcgtacgcgtaatgtcggtccaggccgcttcgtccaacaatactgccgaaccaaagtatgacatgctggtaagcaatatgacttatatcgcccacaactcacttgtgttctactcgtgcatataacatcaacatataaaacctaggctcggatgccactgttgggttttgtagtaatttcaaaaaaattcctacgcacacgcaagatcatggtgatgcatagcaacgagaggggagagtatgatctacgtacccttgtagatcgacaacggaagcgtttggttgatgtaatcgtacgtctccacggcccgaccgatcaagcaccgaaactatggcacctccgagttctagcacacgttcagctcgatgacgatccccggactccgatccagcaaagtgtcggggaagagttccgtcagcacgacagcgtggtgacgatcttgatgtactaccgtcgtagggcttcacctaagcaccgctacaatattatcgaggactatggtggaagggggcaccgcacatggctaagaatatgatcacctggatcaacttgtgtctctagggggtgcccctgcctccgtatataaaggttcaagggaggggggccggccggccaggagaggcgcgccaggaggagtcctactccttctgggagtaggactccccccctttcctagttggaataggattcatggagggggggaaagaggagagagaggaggaaggggggccggccccctctccttgtacaattcggaccaagggggggaggggcgcgcggcccagccctggctgcctcttctcttcttccactaaggcccactaaggcccatatacctcccggggggttccggtaacctcccggtactccggtaaaattccgatttcacccggaacacttccgatatccaaacataggcttccaatatatcaatctttatgtctcgaccatttcgagactcctcgtcatgtccgtgatcacatccgggacttcgaacaaccttcggtacatcaaaatgcataaagtcataatataactgtcatcgtaaccttaagcgtgcggaccctatgggttcgagaataatgtagacatgaccgagacacgtctccggtcaataaccaatagcggaacctggatgctcatattggctcctacatattctacgaagatcttttatcggtcagaccgcataacaacatatgttgttccctttgtcatcggtatgttacttgcccgagattcgatcgtcgatatcccatacctagttcaatctcgttaccggcaagtctctttactcgttctgtaatacatcatcccgcaactaactcattagttgcaatgcttgcaaggcttaagtgatgtgcattaccgagagggcccagagatacctctccgacaatcggagtgacaaatcctaatctcgaaatacgccaacccaacatgtacctttggagacacctgtagagctcctttataatcacccagttacgttgtgaattttggtagcacacaaagtgttcctctggcaaacgggagttgcataatctcatagtcataggaacatgtataagtcatgaagaaagcaatagcaacatactaaacgatcgggtgctaagctaatggaatgggtcatgtcaatcagatcattcaactaatgatgtgatcccgttaatcaaatgacaactctttgtccatggttaggaaacataaccatctttgattaacaagctagtctagtagaggcatactagtgacactatgtttgtctatgtattcacacatgtatcatatttccggtttaatacaattctagcatgaataataaacttttatcatgatatataaggaaataaataataactttattattgcctcaagggcatatttccttcaaatacttCAAGTACAATACATTATTGCATCCCTTTCAATAAAATCAACTTCACAAAAATAAACACTTAACAACAAACCAAGCTATGACATTTTCGGAGATCATTTTTTAGGATGAATGATCTAGAAAATGTGATGAAGTACTAGGAGAGTCTaattaaaatatgtcatttctatgTTGGTATGGATGTCACTTGCAACAATATTGGCATCATGTGCAATACCAGCCAACCCCCTCCTTGCAAATCCGACATTGTAGAGTCCATTTGCACCTTTCCAGTGGTTGGGGAAGTCTTTTTTGGGTATGCCATCACTATTTAGCATACTCATGTCGTTCTGCATTTATTAAAATATTTTTATAAGAATATTTCAAAAAATATGATACAATGTTTGGAGAAAATTTCTATACTACTATATATAGTGTATGAGTTTTAAACTTTTGAATCTCAACACCAAAAAGCAGCGTGTCATTCATAAAGTCCATGGTATGGCTCAAAATGTTGGGATTTGAAGCTACAGTACAGGATACAGTATAGCGAAGATACTGCTGATTTCTAGAACCATCGCTATATTTTTAGTGTAGATAAAGTTCACTTGTCAGCTATAATAAATATATGCATGCTGGTCATGGCACACGTATTGGTAGCTGGATCGTGAGAATTTGTAGTGTGCATACTAATCGTGTCAACGAGAATTGAAAGTTCTGATGAAGTTTCTTTAAGCTAGTTGTAGTATAAGATACTAATTCTAAGCATGTAAAGCTTTACATCCAAAACCGAACGGCTACAACAATTGACTCGATGAAGCTTTCCATGCCAAGGTGCAGTGCTTGAAGCAAGCAAGCTTTGTATCCGTGAATTGAGATTTGACGTGTTGTGCACATACCTGTGTACTAGTATGACTATAAGTTGAAACCGATTGTCCTTTTAAGCTAGAAATTTTGTTTGACTTATTTACCATCATACGTTATTCATATTACTATGATGTTATATATAAAtaatattaataataataataatggtgTTCTTTGAGATAAATTGAAATGAATGTCTATATACCTTGAGCCATATATTAGTGGTGCTTTTGTAACCTGTGGCAAACACAATAGCGTCATAGTACCTCTCATTCCCATCTGCAAACTCTATGAGATTTCCTCGAATGCATGATATTGGACCGAATACCTGCCACACAAAATATTTTTAAATTAGTCTGTTAGATTCCCCATATAGTATGTATATATTTATACTTATAAGCATGATTTTCCTCTCACCTTGATATCACCTTTTTTTATTAGCTTAGTGGTTCCAGTGTCTATGACAGCAGACCGACCAGTTTTTGCTTTTAGGGTGAGTGGACCAATATTAGGCCTCACAATTCCATACTTTGATAAATCACCTAATAAGATATATGCGAGGATCATAAGAATAAGATCTACAAGCTTCAGTGGAAGGTGCCACGTTGAGAGTACCATGCCCAGGTGGATCAACTCCTTTGTCATAACATGCAACTTCACAATTACCCATGTAAGAACTTGTTTAGTACAACGTCAACCATGATTTTTCTGAGAAACTAAGAAAACAATAGAAGTGGGATCGTGAAATCTACGTACCGGACTACGGATAATGATGGAAGTGTTAGCTCCATGCACTGCAAGATCATGGGCGATCTCAAAGCCAGAGTTCCCACATCCAACAACAAGCACGCTTTTCCCAACATAATCATTTCCGGACTTGTAACTTGATGAGTGGATTGTTTCACCAGGAAAGCTTTGTAGGCCAACGATCTCTGGAACATATCCCATACTATTTTCACCTGTTGCTACAACCAAGAACTTGGATGCATACATAGTTGGGCCATCCACCTTGTTATGTGTCATGACAACCCAACATTTCCTCACCTCGTCATACATGCATGACTCAACTAAAGTGTTAAACTTTGGGGATATATTGAAGTGCTTGACATAATCCTCCATATACCTTAGAAATTGATCTTTGGGAAGGTAGGTCGGCCAATCAGTTGGGTATGCCATGTGGGGTAGCTCACAAAACTCTTTGGCGATGTGGAGCTTGAGGCGATCATATGTGTATTTCTGCCATAACGACATAATACAATCTTCACGCTCAGCGATGATATATGGTATAGAGAGTTTGCGTAGGCATGCTGCTGTGGCAAGCCCAGAAGGACCCGCTCCGACGATGAAAACTTGGACCTTCTCCATGGAAAGACTTGAATATAGGTGCGCAATCAATTTAGTGACACTATTGTATTAAAGTTGTCCTTGTTGATATGTGTTTGGGTAACACCTATAGCTATTTATATATACTAATATCAACCGTTACTCATATTACTTTTAGTGGCTTGTTTCTTTATTCCTTAGATGGCTTCTTTCACTtgcttttctctttcttttatagtTATTGGTCTAGTTGTCTCTATGTGAGGCATTGACATTGTTTTGCACATGTTAGCAAACTGCACCTCTCACAGACAATAGTATAGTTTTGTAAAATTGAAAATtatatgttgttgttgttgatatAAGCATACATTCAAACATCTGATTAGTAAGTGCTTTCAAACAAAGATTTTTATGTTAATAAGATAATTAGCCATCACCTTAAAGTTATTCCATGAATTAATGAAAAGTGCTGGTACATGATATCGAACAATATTTTCCATGTTTTCTAATTAATTGTCAAGCGTTTGATGTGAAGAATAGTGAAAGCATTGAAGCGTAAGTAAACAAAATAACTAAATTTTTTGAAAGGGGTGATAtataatatttttaaaatataaaaTTATTGACTTTATTGGCATATATACATGCTACTGTATAATTAAGTTTCAAGTGAGATGCTTCTTTTTGTATCTTGCACTTTGGAATAGCTAAGTCGATTGATAAAAGAAATGCAAATCAAAATATATAAGAAACACACATGTCACAAATACTTGGTGGATGAGAATATCTCCTCATTTTGCATGTTCAGCACAACCAAGAAAGTATGTTGATTTAGATAATTGTACTTTTGTTGTATGTTGCTCAATACACTTTTCTAAAAAGTGATCACTTTAAAAGATTGTCTTTCTTGAAAGTTAACGTAAACTAAAGTTTTGGGCTTCCATGTATACACAattttagttgttgttgttgctattTGCATGCATGTATTAATTCCTTTATCAACTTATGAAGTACAAGTAAGAAACTGAAACCAGGTTGTAAAGTACGAAACTGAAATAGCAAGATGTAAAGTATGAAACTGAAATAGAAAGATGTAAAGTATGAAATTGAACCTGTAAATACAGACTATCTAACGAGTACATGAACATGTGTATACGTAACCAATAGTGTGCAAATATTTGGTTTGTTTGCTGGTTTTAAGATGTCTAATATTACTGTTTACTATCAACACACGTGTATGGCTACCCACAAAATGTGTATCAAACAGTAACCAGGTGCATCGTGCTTTTGTTTGTGTGTGTGCGGCTCCAAGCACATGTTTGTGTATAGTAGGTAAGGTTATGGCTTTACTCTCAAGAGATAGGGTAGATGATGAGGGCACCGACCTACACTTTGGATGGCTTGCTGAGTGATTGGCCTTCCATCGCAAGAACGAAGATCGATCTAAACATGTTTAAACTTTTTTAGGCCTTTGGTGACTTCTGTACCTATTGTAAATACTTTGTACACTTATTTATTTATATAATACACCGTAGAAAAATTGTTCTACAGTTCATGGTTCAAAGAAAGATCTAAATGCATCGGCTCTTCCATTCTGCTCCTATCTGTCTAGACTAGCTGGCCTTACAAGCGAATTTTTTTTGTTTCCCGAACCGGTGAGAGCACTGCCTTTTCATATAGAAGAAGAAAATAGATGGTTTATTTACATGGTTGATATGGTTTTGGAAGGAACTTGATGAAAACTCCCCGACACACACTCATGCAATTAACCAATACCCTTGCTGGCTTGTGGCATAGGAAAAGCCATCGCCCTCTAGTTGATATCCTGAGAAGTCAGGGTCGGCACCTCGATGTGGTTCATGCACCTGCCACAAAAGATGCGATGGTTCTGCTCTTTCCAGATGTTCCAAAGGGTGTATAGAAGCATCTCAGCACTCCTCCTCCACTCTATTTTCTCACTCCTAGACCCCCATGTTGCCATCACACCATCTCAGAAAGACGGCCATATAGAGTGTGTAAACCAATGTATAGAGATTTTCTTGCGATGTTTCACTCATGCATGTCCTCGCCGCTGGA
This portion of the Triticum dicoccoides isolate Atlit2015 ecotype Zavitan chromosome 7A, WEW_v2.0, whole genome shotgun sequence genome encodes:
- the LOC119333007 gene encoding probable indole-3-pyruvate monooxygenase YUCCA10, giving the protein MAYPTDWPTYLPKDQFLRYMEDYVKHFNISPKFNTLVESCMYDEVRKCWVVMTHNKVDGPTMYASKFLVVATGENSMGYVPEIVGLQSFPGETIHSSSYKSGNDYVGKSVLVVGCGNSGFEIAHDLAVHGANTSIIIRSPELIHLGMVLSTWHLPLKLVDLILMILAYILLGDLSKYGIVRPNIGPLTLKAKTGRSAVIDTGTTKLIKKGDIKVFGPISCIRGNLIEFADGNERYYDAIVFATGYKSTTNIWLKNDMSMLNSDGIPKKDFPNHWKGANGLYNVGFARRGLAGIFLLEVPYGHERTLRTYACLGSLGLAHSHSKESSYPDILRPSCWCGTFGGSMLCGFGPVAAVVVGRSDNSKVSNMDYSVGLGRSVVAAAGHEVCVLLRKARRRRLPEDRIKVFLPSPHSGDASSIIGGHVKMSIGVTPTHTNKDNFNTIVSLN